CCTGGGGGAGTTTTCTCCAGGTCCCGGGACTTCTGGAGGGTTTTTCCAGGTCCCCTGGAGGAGTTTTCCAGGGCCTTCTGGGAGTTTCTCCGGTCCTTcaggagggaaatttttccccggcCTTTGGGGGGAGTTTTTTCCAAATCCCTTTTTGGAGGAGTTTCTCCGGTCCTTCGGGGGATTTCTCCAGGTCCTTTTGGGGAGTTTTCCGGGCcaggcccccttttggggggtttttttccagggCCAGTCCTTCGGGGAGTTCTCCAGATCCCCGGGCCCTTTGGGGAGTTTTTTCCCGGCCTTCTGGGGGGTTTTCCGGTAGTCCTTTGGGggatttttccccgggcccttttgggggggtttcaccAGGTCCCTTTGGGGAGTTACCAGGTCCTTTGGGGAGTTTACCAGGTCCTTCTGGAGAGTTTCATCGGTCCCTTTGGTGGAGTTTCCCGGTCCTTTTGGGGAGTTTCTCCAGGGGCCAAACCCCGTTGATGGGTTTTTCCAGGGGCTGGAGCATTTTTTCCCCGGTCCCGGTCCGTTAGAGGGGCTTACCCAAACCAGccttatagtttttaaaaattaaaaaaatttttttacttatttttcattttttgaaaaatttaactaATTACTTTCTGCCATTTTGgaccttttttttgggatatacggttttaaattttgtatttttaattttttgcaacaAATCTGTAGTAGGTTTTTCAAagattagtatatttttttggtttgcaaAAATGCAGCGCAACAGATGCtccatttttccctaaaaatgtaaCGTGTTTATTTGTTACAAAGATTAGATTTTGAAAACAAAATTGCcgtgagtgggtgggggagggggaggatggaaagaatagaaagtttttaaaatttttaggaaaaacttGCTTGCTATTAAAAATAACCAGAGACCCCGCAATagaaagtggagggaaggggccctaacccccttccccttttggctGTAGCATCTATCTTTATGCAAGGAATGGTATAGCGAACCCCAATTACACTTCCCTGTATAAGGACATTATTTAGATAAACTGCGCTTGTTTCAGAGTATACCACATACTGATTTTTGGGAGGGTTTGAAAAGGCAATTTTGTTTAAGATGACAATTTTTCCCTTGATATATCTACTTATTATTCGGCGTCTAATGATGGTACCACAGTCCCTTGGGTTTTCAAAGCCTGTATCCTGACGTGTTGGGgttgaattttatttatattttggaaaGCGAAACTGCCAATCTCCCGGGGGTTCCCATTTTCCCaatttgtggggggaaaaaagttaatggcagcaaattttttaaaatgcaataacaatattatataaaattttagaccgAAACAAAGTAAGcgcaaatatttaaaaagaagtgACAAAATAAAATTTGCAAATGGAGATCCCGGGGTTCAGGGTgagttttcccgttttcccctttaGTGTTGGTGACAGTGAGGTTCTGTATGCTTATTGTTAACACGTGTTGGGGAAAGAAGGTCATTTTAGAATTCTTTTCCTGCcagaattaatagtaatgatttttattataaatttttaataaaaaattgttaCGTGCGTGcaaatggtggtgtgtgtggtttttttccttttcttttgttttcaggaTGAAACCTTGGTTTTTTTAACAAGGGAAAAACAGTTTAAAGATTTTAGCCCTAAGGGAAAAACACTCTATTTTAAGAACTTCTTGGGAAaacatttaaaatgtttaaagttcaaatagtaagaaatataatttttgtttgtatagGGGTTTAGGGAATTTTGGGagtagagaaaggaaagaaagggactgTTTTTTCTGGAATGGGTATCATGGGACCCGCCCACATAGCAAGTGGAATATTACCCAAcccattttttcctgttttaaaatatctttttatttcagcAAGCAGGACGGGGAGGCCCACACTTTGTTTCCTACTAGCAAATTCATGGTTTGGCCTGACTGAATCTGCAAAACGAATTTTCATAACGACCTGATCGCCACAACACATAAATGTgtgcaaatttttctttttgctttagaGGTCGTGCTGTTTAATTCCTTGGAAgtgatttttttccccgaaaatggGGGCCCATTAAGTCTGCAaggtgaatgtattttttttgtttctaaagaTCTCAAAACCGTCTGTCCCAAGCTTACCGCAAGCATGGCTCTTGGGGGCGTAATGTGCAAAAAGGACCTGCTGAAAACTAAAAGGGTTCTTCGAAAACCATTATACCAAACCACATTTGAAATTTGGGGCACTAAAAAAAGGACCATTTAAGACACTAAAAAACGAGTTTTAATGGGAaactaactaaaaataataaaaaaaaaatataaatatatgctaattgtgtatataatatttaatgataaaaggACACATTTTCAAACCCCAAACTTGTAcagcccacaaaaaaaaaagaaaaaagcaaatttttttgagATAAACCTTAAATTTCCTACCTGGAAAATACACATAAACCCCTAAATAGGAAACCAAAAGGGTGTTAATCCTGATGTTGACGTACAAAAACTGCAGGTAACAAAATAAATACGCATACAGAacggggattttaaaaatttaaaaataaaaagttttttttttttgacttactGCCGAACAGTAGCAGGGTGTAAAAGAGTAGGCTGATCGCccaaaagtaaacaaagaaatcaaACATAAGCCTGATGTCATGCACTACTACCTACTCCAGGCTCTGGCCCTAGGAGAAGGTTTACAGGTCCCCCTTGGGTTTTCAGGTCCGGTCCTTTGGAAATTTTCTCCAGGTCCTTTGGAGGGTTTTACCATCCCTTTTGGGGAGTTTCTCCAGgtcctttgaaaaaaattttaccagGGCCTTCTGGAGGGTTTTTCCGGTCCGGTCCTTTGGGGGTTTCTCGGGCCTTCTGGAGAGTTTCTCCAGGTCCTTCTGGAGGGGTTCTCCGGGGCCCTTCGGGAGTTTTTCCGGTCCTTTTGGAGGTTTCTCCAGGCCTTCCGAAAGGGGTTTCACCAGGTCTTTGGAGGGTTTCTCCCGGTCCCGGCCTTGGGGAGTTTCCCAGTCCTTTGGAGGGGTTTTTCCGGCCTTTGGAGGGTTTTCCCGGCCttctgggggaaatttttcccgttCTTCGGAGGAATTTCTCCAGGGCCTTCTGGGGGAGTTTTCCAGGCCTTCTGGGGGAGTTTTCAAGGCCAGGCCCTTTGGGCAGTTTCTCCAGGTCCAGGCCCTCTGGGGGGTTTTTCACCAACCCCTTTGGAGGAGTTTTTCACCAGGCCCTTCTGGGGGATTTATCAGGCCTTTGGGGTGTTACCAGGCCTTTGGGGAGTTTCCCCCCGGTCTTCTGGGGGAGTTTCCCGGGTCCTTTGGGGGTTTCCCGGGCCCTTCGGGAGAGTTTCACCAGTCCTTCGGAGATTTTTCACCAGGCCTTCTGGAGGATTTTCACCAGGTCCACCCCCTGTTGTGGGTTTCCGGTTTCGGGATTTTTCCAGATCCGGTCCTTTTccttatagttttaaaaaattaaaattatttactttttttcccctttctccttttttctgtttttgggcccttttttgttttgggctccaggtttgaaaattttgtttttcatgtttttttgcaaaaaatctgTGCAGGTCTATGTTCAattaggtatattttttttttggttgaaaagGCGGTCAGATGTTATTTCCCCTAAAGGTATTaacgttttttatttatgtacaaagtattattgtgaaaaaattttgccgtgaggggggggggaggggggaggtggtaaatagaaatttttataattttaggtAAAACTTGCTATGCTTTTAAGAAACCCCAAAGCCTGCCTATAGCAAGGGGGGAGGCCCCTAACCCCTTATTTTGGGGTAATCTTCTTTGCAGGGATTGTATGACCCCACTTTCATTCACGTATGGTTTCTTAATTTGCTGCTTTGTTCAGGGTGAGCCCCtccctgtttttgttattagaaaGGTCCTGTTTAGtgcaatttccccttttaaatttatttttcattgggGCGTCTAAATTGTCCCCCTCGGTTTTTGCCCCTGCTACCCCGTTGTTGGGTCtagattctattttattttttaggaaaGCAGAAAACTGCCAACTCCCCGGGGGGTTTCGTTTTCCCCaagtcgggggggaaaaaaaaatgttaatggcagcaaatttttttaaaatgcaataacgatattataaaattttttaagaaccAAAACTAGTAAGCGCAAATTAAGAcccaatgacaaaaataaagttAGCAAATCGGAATCTCGGGGGTTCGGGTGatttgccttttccccctttttatgatGGTTGTACGTGTGGGGTTCTGTATGCTTATTTTTAACAGATTTTGGTAAAGaaggcttttttaaaattattttttcgccCAGAATTTCGggtagtaatgattttttttataaattttgagaTAAAAAATTGTGTAGGCGTcaagtgttggtggtggggtttcactgattttttttatgtttcaggATGCACATTGGttttataacaagaaaaaaaaatttatgttttttcccagggaaaaaaGACACTCTGCTTTCAGAATTTTGGCAAGCTTCCCCCGTTTAAAATTTCAGTAGTAagaaaatttaattgtttttgtttaaaggggttttgggaatgtgtagagagaaggatgaaaggtaCGTTTTTCTTGGGGGCAAAGCTTTGTTCGGAACTGGTATCATGGGCCCTGCTACAAGCAGTGTGCCATTACCCCCCATTTTGTCCCCCGTTTGAGTTCTTCTTTTTCGACCCCGTCCGGCGGGGAGGCTAAATTTTTTTTCACGTACACTTCCCGGGTTCTGGCCCAGGACCCGAAACTGCAAATCGTTTGCTACGCACTAGTCGCCCAAATAATAACTTTTGGTCAATTTTCTGCGACTTCGGGTCCCGGGCTGTTCCCTTGGTtggatttccccccaaaattcggGCCCTTTTCTGCAAACCTGCCAAAGTATTGTTTTGTTTAGATCCCATCCTGTCTGGTCCCCCGCTTCCCCCGCTGGTTGGACTATTGCGGCAAAAGACCTGTGGCTAAAGGACTTTTTCGAAAACCTTATGACAAAACCCCTttgaatttaaaggaaaaaaaaaaaggaccaaacaAACTAAACGGTTTTAatggtaaatgaataaattaaaaaaaaaaataaaatttatggtatttttgatatatttttagataaaggACACTTTAACCACGCTTgtacagccccaaaaaaaagaaaaaaaggccccatttttgtaaaattttcctttttttcctacacCCGGAAAATACTACCAAACCCTAAATGGAACCAATGGGGTTTTTCCTGATGTCTGACGTACAACTACTGCAGGTCTAACAAAAACAAATCGCTCAGAACGGagatttaagaattttaaaaaaaaaagtttcttttaggCCCTTTTCTGCTGAAACCCCGTACAGTGCTGTAAAAAGATGTAGGCTGATCGCAACAGTAAGCAAAAAATCAAACCATAAGCCGAGTCATGGCCTACTCACCTACTCCCGGTTGGGGCCTACGGAAGGTTTTACAGGTCCCTCTGGGGTCGACCATCCACGGTTCTTCGGAGTGTTATCAGGTCCTTCTGGAAAGTTTTTCCCCggtccttttgggaaaggggtttctcCAGGGCCTTTGGAGGATTTTCCCGGTCTGgtcctttggggattttttccccgGCCTTCTGGTGGGTTTCTCCCAGGCCTTTGGTGGGTTTTTCCGGCCTTCTGGTGGAGTTTTGGTCCTTTTGGAGAGTTTCTCCGGTCCTTCTGGGGGTTTCACCCGCCAGGTCCCTTTTGGGGGAGTTTCTCCGGTTTCTGGAGGGGGTTTTTCCAGGCCTTGGTGGAGTTTCTCCCGgtccttttggggggtttctccAGGTCCTTTTGGAGGAGTTTCTCCCGGTTTTCGGTGGGTTTTTTCCAGGGCTTCTGGTGGGGTTTTCCGGTCCTTCTGGAGTTTTTTCCAGGTCCTTCTGGAGGGGTTTCTCCAGGTCCTTTGGGGGGTTTCTCCCGGTCCCTTCTGGGGGAGTTCTCCCGGTCCTTTGGAGGAGTTTAAAAAGGTCCTTTGGGGATTCTCCAGGGCCTTTTGATTTTCCGGCCTTTGGGGGAGTTTTTCCAGGGCCCTTTTGGAGTTTCTCCCGGGCCGGGCTTTGGGGATTTCTCCAGGTCCAGGTCCTTTGGGGGTTTCTCCCGGTTCGGTTGAGTTTACCAGTCCCTTTGGGGGAGTTTTCCCGGGCCTTTGGTGGAGTTTTCCCCGGTTCGGAGGGGTTTTCCGGGCCTTTGGGGAGTTTTCCGGTCCTTCAGGGGGGGTTTTCCGGGCCAGGTCCTTTTGGGGGAGTTTCCCTGTTTCGGGGGGTTTTCCAGTCCTTCTGGGGGAGTTTCTCCAGGTCTTTTGGAGGATTCTCCAGTcctttgggggggtttctttCCGGTCCTTTGGaggggtttttcccgggcccgGTCCCCTTTTGGTGGGTTCCCCGGTCCTTTTGGTGGGGTTTCTCCAGGGCCTTCGG
This genomic stretch from Penaeus monodon isolate SGIC_2016 unplaced genomic scaffold, NSTDA_Pmon_1 PmonScaffold_9571, whole genome shotgun sequence harbors:
- the LOC119572088 gene encoding basic salivary proline-rich protein 2-like — its product is MLQTGKTPSRLGPENPPQGPVKLHQKTEKPLQKDLVKPLQKDWDGNPPKGLVKPLQKDRVNPIKGRVTPPKAGKPPSKGPGETPLEKMMKPLFEGPGEILRRPGPGKLHLKGPEKTPPKGTGETPPEGPGETPQKEEKLPQKAWKTPPKRTGENPTKGPGENSTKGPETPPKALEKPHQKDRGTHQKGTGPGKNPSKGPERNPPKGLENPPKDLEKLPQKDWKTPRNRETPPKGPGPENPSEPGKTPPKARENSPKGTGKLNRTGRNPQRTWTWRNPQSPAREKLQKGPGKTPPKAGKSKGPGESPKDLFKLLQRTGRTPPEGTGRNPPKDLEKPLQKDLEKTPEGPENPTRSPGKNPPKTGRNSSKRTWRNPPKGPGETPPRPGKTPSRNRRNSPKRDLAGETPRRTGETLQKDQNSTRRPEKPTKGLGETHQKAGEKIPKGPDRENPPKALEKPLSQKDRGKTFQKDLITLRRTVDGRPQRDL